A genomic region of Colletotrichum destructivum chromosome 5, complete sequence contains the following coding sequences:
- a CDS encoding Putative PDK/BCKDK protein kinase yields MILIARPLRPLWTKRIFVQASNPSPSRLLSSTRRARGQGHGGSSQHLSRVDDHEIVQLASKIQHPLSLADLVKHGRPPLSEKSLLSSANFTLSLLPIRLAHRIQALRNLPYIVVSNPNISRIYNNYVHSLSTLLPWWIKGGDSAVRTLDDEIRFTEVLAELVATHTDTIPILARGFLECRRYISPQEVTRFLDEHLRARIGTRLVAEQHIALHYSSQPHFDPGASPTPCPEHPSYIGVIDTALRPAHIIESCAGFVADICELRYGVRPQLYIDGEPDTTFAFIPMHLEYIVTELLKNAFRATVEHRDNKEPIVVTIAPEPPRSNHTLKIEVPKETRGEFRSDAIKPLDDNVPGVTIRIRDRGGGIAPEVLPNIWSYSFTTFSEDDFPGSDNGLNMISSASAGGSSIAGLGYGLPLSRAYAEYFGGGIAVQSLHGWGTDVYLRLNGVGKIQERRTA; encoded by the exons TCATCCACTCGACGTGCCCgcggccaaggccatggcggctCGTCCCAACACCTATCGCGTGTCGACGACCATGAGATCGTTCAGCTAGCCAGCAAGATACAACACCCCCTAAGCCTTGCTGACCTGGTCAA GCACGGCCGCCCTCCTCTAAGCGAAaagtccctcctctcctcggcCAACTTTACCCTTTCTTTGCTCCCcatccgcctcgcccaccgcATCCAGGCCCTCCGCAACCTCCCTTACATTGTTGTCTCCAATCCAAACATCAGCCGCATCTATAACAACTATGTCCACTCCCTTTCGACCCTTCTCCCCTGGTGGatcaagggcggcgacagcgccgtccgcaccctcgacgacgagatccgTTTCACCGAGgttctcgccgagctggtGGCTACCCACACCGACACCATACCCATCCTTGCCCGCGGTTTCCTCGAATGCCGCCGCTATATCTCCCCGCAAGAGGTCACCCGCTTTCTCGACGAGCACCTGCGCGCTCGTATCGGCACACGCCTTGTCGCCGAGCAGCACATCGCTCTTCATTATAGCTCCCAGCCACACTTCGACCCGGGTGCAAGCCCGACGCCCTGCCCCGAGCACCCTAGCTAcatcggcgtcatcgacACGGCGCTGCGTCCCGCTCACATCATCGAGTCCTGTGCCGGCTTTGTCGCGGATATCTGCGAGTTGCGGTACGGCGTGCGACCGCAGCTGTACATTGATGGCGAGCCCGATACGACTTTTGCCTTCATACCGATGCACCTTGAGTATATCGTCACCGAACTTCTGAAGAACGCCTTCAGAGCGACCGTGGAACACAGAGACAACAAGGAACCCATTGTGGTCACGATCGCACCGGAGCCACCGAGGTCGAACCATACGCTGAAGATCGAGGTGCCCAAGGAAACTAGGGGTGAGTTCAGGAGCGACGCCATAAAacccctcgacgacaacgtaCCGGGAGTGACAATCCGGATCCGAGACCGCGGAGGCGGCATCGCTCCCGAGGTGCTGCCCAACATCTGGTCCTATTCCTTCACCACGTTTTCCGAGGACGACTTTCCAGGGTCTGATAATGGCCTAAACATGATATCCAGTGCGAGTGCAGGGGGGAGCTCGATCGCGGGGCTTGGGTATGGTCTGCCGCTCAGCCGCGCGTATGCTGAGTATTTTGGCGGTGGCATTGCCGTTCAGAGTTTGCATGGCTGGGGCACTGATGTCTACCTTCGACTTAACGGTGTTGGCAAAATACAAGAGCGTAGGACCGCGTGA
- a CDS encoding Putative cytochrome b5-like heme/steroid binding domain, myosin head, motor domain, chitin synthase, giving the protein MANGRMSMYSVASEGLGGPRAGQPPSQFSTTTLLNAIHNIYLSSQPFQLDAGTSLVVNTWLTASQTGPDGRSGGTIDPALGARAWEHARRRAEDGCIVLGSLHPSSPSLLTPFLSSLPLSIPSSVYKSLEAIQPFLRCSTPFNPSTTRQSALGVTLTLNLAGNLNGAAIALSQGGIDTAKGLLNIPAESGYRAFDVFYYLLTSASTPAEREFLGLKSASSYALLAKSGTYDPPSYLPTADDAAAADDFRSALKDIGIKGSAHRNLISTLAGLLKLGDTLDYNLDEDVFDEICEDVSGLLGMDPETLATQCTTEDRATLVGGLYEALVDWVISKANDAISAQMARIRDGTESVAGGGARTPTSNGDGDTVCITVLDVPDPTLGKALAMRGVFDDTLGINSEMIADGVEVSSAGSTVIREMQTAIGEVGPELGVMTGAAGKDRQHALEKREEVLEKIGHSADEDAFLKKLLFPVAGQGINLGLAGRLDISSLLSSSRVWYHLSIHPTDDSPASLAALPSINSAWSAGTVSRQLRSWRLPEWANRRNKNLDFTADFDIDEFVQRYFVLGCKDGREGIETWILERGWTNGEVVVGKERVWVRESAWWEAESMLDMKPMDNNLPGMGNVLAVNNLESGYSANGSGYFPTPMLDTTPNGSRDHLIAHQRNFSQGNLSQHTLAPNAAMRAPSIAPSGMRNVQTGDYGLGTKGDTYKGQVFYNNEGEFVGQMDPEIADGKHVEEKTMDKDRRIWVAIVWFWTFWIPSPLLSFIGRMKRPDVRMAWREKLTLVWFIVLMNAAIVFWIIFFGRLLCPNFDKAWDAEEVGYHTGETDFYVSFRGGVYDVSKFWKTQHSDTAIETTKENMIQFAGLNMDDYFPPPLPLVCPGLGIATTTTLQYNNTPEFTIGIHKSGWLADDRTSALGATDWYSKKLLPRMKEFYKGDLVWDKGDIKSDGQDNGHMWVIYEGGVYDLTNYFKTLDVFRSAESVTFLNSKIVSAIENNPGEDVTNNWNDIIKSAASNSTENASVQNSLNCIKNLFYVGIPDFRYSARCQTNNYIMLAMTIILCAVILTKFLAALQFGSKRRPAPQDKFVICQVPAYTEGEDSLRNALDSLTALQYDNKRKLICVICDGIIVGAGNDRPTPKIVLDILGVDPKVDPPALPFKSVGTGSEQLNYGKVYSGLYEFEGNVVPYLVVVKCGKESEQTKSKPGNRGKRDSQILLMSFLNRVHHRSPMSPLELEMFHQINNIIGVDPELYEYLMMVDADTCVREDSLNRLVSACANDAKIAGICGETGLQNDDKSWWTMIQVYEYFISHNLAKAFESLFGSVTCLPGCFTMYRLRTVDKGKPLIIADSVIREYSVCDVDTLHKKNLLSLGEDRYLTTLMTKNFPSMKYKFIADAYCQTAAPESWSVLLSQRRRWINSTIHNLFELMKLKEMCGFCCFSMRFIVFVDLFGTIILPATTIYLGYMIYLAASGTGQFPIISIIMLAAVYGLQALIFILKRQWQHIGWMIIYIIAFPIYSFALPIYSFWNQDNFSWGNTRIVIGEKGNKQLVAVDDEGFDPRSIPLQRWDDYAMANNLPGRRGGYMEKTDMGYDDQYEMDEIRSVYSSVRQGSVLTGMNRNNNNAYMPPQSPAPFGNMARASGATSPYHHDQAMANRQSMASLGTHDINRGQTPFQDFPSSRPSVTNLRGQANLSPAFGANRSQSALGLNRPHGAAQSTSSFDFQRGNMQGPDDGMIIEAIQGVLREVDLDTVTKKQVRALVEQRLQTGLVGERRTFMDRQIDNELANM; this is encoded by the exons atggcGAACGGTCGAATGTCCATGTACTCGGTGGCCTCTGAGGGCCTTGGAGGTCCTCGTGCTGGACAGCCACCCTCCCAGTTCTCCACTACGACCCTCCTCAACGCCATACACAACATCTACCTGTCGTCTCAGCCTTTTCAATTGGACGCCGGCACGAGCCTTGTCGTCAACACATGGCTGACCGCATCCCAGACCGGCCCCGATGGAAGATCCGGAGGCACCATAGATCCCGCACTCGGCGCGAGAGCATGGGAACATGCCCGTCGTCGTGCTGAAGACGGATGTATTGTCCTTGG CTCTCTTCACCCATCGAGTCCTTCGCTCCTGACGCCATTCCTTTCGTCACTTCCGCTCTCCATCCCGTCATCCGTTTACAAGTCATTGGAAGCCATCCAACCCTTCCTGAGATGTTCCACACCCTTCAACCCCTCCACCACCCGTCAGTCTGCTCTTGGTGTCACCCTCACCCTGAATCTGGCCGGCAACCTCAATGGAGCTGCCATTGCCTTGTCTCAAGGTGGCATCGACACCGCCAAAGGTCTCTTGAATATCCCTGCCGAGTCGGGCTATCGTGCGTTTGACGTCTTCTACTACCTCCTgacatcggcgtcgaccccTGCCGAGAGAGAGTTCCTCGGCCTCAAGTCTGCCTCCAGTTACGCTTTGCTTGCGAAATCTGGCACGTACGACCCGCCATCCTACCTCCCTAcagccgacgatgccgctgcAGCCGACGACTTCCGATCCGCCCTCAAGGACATCGGCATCAAGGGATCTGCCCACCGCAACCTCATCTCTACCCTTGCCGGCTTGCTGAAGCTCGGCGACACGCTCGACTACAACCTCGATGAGGATGTTTTCGATGAGATTTGCGAAGACGTCAGCGGCCTGCTCGGAATGGACCCCGAGACTCTTGCGACCCAGTGCACGACTGAGGACCGGGCTACTTTGGTCGGCGGTCTGTACGAGGCTTTGGTAGACTGGGTAATTTCCAAAGCCAACGACGCTATCTCTGCCCAGATGGCTCGCATTAGAGATGGTACGGAGTCGGTCGCTGGCGGAGGTGCTCGCACCCCCACTTcgaacggcgacggcgacaccgTTTGCATCACTGTCCTGGACGTGCCCGACCCAACCCTGGGTAAGGCACTGGCCATGCGGGGCGTGTTTGACGACACCCTGGGCATTAACTCGGAGATGATTGCTGACGGCGTTGAGGTTTCCTCCGCTGGGAGCACCGTCATACGGGAGATGCAGACTGCTATTGGGGAAGTTGGCCCCGAGCTCGGCGTCATGACTGGTGCTGCTGGCAAGGACCGCCAGCACGCGCTCGAGAAGCGGGAGGAGGTTCTCGAGAAGATCGGCCACTCCGCAGATGAAGATGCTTTCCTCAAAAAACTGCTCTTCCCGGTCGCTGGCCAAGGCATCAACCTGGGACTGGCTGGCCGTCTTGACATCTCATCTCTGCTGAGCTCTAGCCGTGTGTGGTACCATCTCTCCATCCACCCTACCGACGACTCGCCGGCGAGCTTGGCGGCTCTTCCCTCCATCAACTCAGCTTGGTCTGCTGGCACTGTGTCTCGTCAGCTCCGTTCGTGGCGGCTGCCCGAATGGGCCAACAGACGCAACAAGAACCTTGATTTCACCGCCGACTTTGACATTGATGAATTCGTCCAACGATATTTTGTCCTTGGTTGTAAGGATGGTCGTGAAGGCATCGAGACGTGGATTCTCGAGCGCGGCTGGACCAACGGAGAGGTTGTGGTTGGCAAGGAACGCGTCTGGGTGCGTGAGAGCGCCTGGTGGGAGGCCGAAAGCATGCTTGACATGAAGCCAATGGACAACAACCTCCCCGGCATGGGCAATGTCCTGGCCGTTAACAATCTCGAGTCCGGCTACTCAGCCAACGGCAGTGGATACTTCCCAACGCCCATGCTGGACACGACCCCCAACGGCAGTCGGGACCACCTCATCGCCCACCAGCGCAACTTCAGCCAAGGCAACCTCTCGCAACACACGCTCGCTCCGAACGCGGCGATGCGCGCTCCGTCTATCGCTCCATCGGGCATGCGCAATGTTCAGACTGGTGACTACGGTCTCGGCACCAAGGGTGACACCTACAAGGGCCAAGTCTTCTACAACAATGAGGGCGAGTTCGTCGGCCAGATGGACCCCGAgatcgccgacggcaagcacGTCGAGGAAAAGACAATGGACAAGGATCGTCGCATCTGGGTCGCCATCGTCTGGTTTTGGACCTTTTGGATTCCGTCGCCGCTGCTCAGCTTCATCGGTCGCATGAAACGGCCCGATGTGCGCATGGCTTGGCGTGAGAAACTTACTCTCGTCTGGTTCATCGTCCTCATGAATGCCGCGATTGTTTTCTGGATTATCTTTTTTGGCAGGCTCCTGTGTCCCAACTTTGACAAGGCTtgggacgccgaggaagttGGCTACCACACCGGTGAGACTGATTTCTACGTCAGCTTCCGCGGCGGTGTGTACGACGTGTCCAAGTTCTGGAAGACGCAGCACTCCGACACCGCCATTGAGACGACCAAGGAAAACATGATCCAGTTTGCTGGACTGAACATGGATGATTACTTCCCGCCCCCCCTGCCTCTGGTGTGCCCGGGTCTCGGCATTGCCACAACTACCACGCTCCAATACAACAACACTCCAGAGTTCACGATCGGTATTCACAAGTCTGGCTGGTTGGCAGACGACCGTACCAGTGCCCTGGGTGCCACTGACTGGTACAGCAAGAAGCTGCTGCCCCGCATGAAGGAATTCTACAAGGGAGACCTCGTCTGGGACAAGGGCGACATCAAGTCCGATGGCCAAGATAATGGTCATATGTGGGTGATTTACGAAGGCGGCGTGTACGACCTGACCAACTACTTCAAAACACTGGATGTCTTTAGGAGTGCCGAATCGGTCACATTCCTCAACTCGAAGATCGTGAGCGCCATCGAGAACAACCCTGGCGAAGATGTTACCAATAACTGGAACGACATCATCAAGAGCGCAGCCAGCAACTCGACCGAAAACGCGTCTGTCCAAAACAGTTTGAACTGTATCAAGAACTTATTCTACGTCGGCATTCCGGACTTCCGTTACTCTGCTAGGTGTCAAACCAACAACTACATCATGTTGGCAATGACCATCATTCTCTGTGCCGTCATTCTCACCAAGTTCCTGGCCGCTTTGCAGTTCGGCTCGAAACGTCGCCCTGCGCCTCAAGATAAGTTCGTTATCTGCCAGGTGCCGGCGTACACGGAAGGCGAAGACTCGTTGCGGAATGCACTTGATTCACTCACTGCGCTGCAATACGACAACAAGCGGAAGCTCATCTGTGTCATTTGCGACGGTATCATTGTCGGTGCCGGCAACGACCGCCCTACGCCTAAGATTGTGTTGgacatcctcggcgtcgaccctAAGGTTGACCCTCCGGCGTTGCCCTTCAAGTCCGTCGGCACAGGCAGCGAGCAGCTGAACTACGGTAAGGTCTACTCTGGACTGTACGAGTTTGAGGGCAACGTCGTCCCCTACCTCGTTGTCGTCAAGTGCGGAAAGGAATCAGAACAGACCAAGTCCAAACCCGGTAACAGAGGCAAGCGTGACTCACAGATTCTTCTGATGAGCTTCCTCAACCGGGTTCACCACCGATCCCCAATGAGCCCTCTCGAACTGGAAATGTTCCACCAGATCAACAACATTATCGGCGTGGACCCCGAGTTGTACGAATATCTGATGATGGTTGACGCCGACACATGTGTTCGAGAAGACTCGCTCAACAGACTAGTTTCTGCATGCGCCAACGATGCCAAGATTGCCGGTATCTGCGGTGAGACCGGTCTGCAGAACGACGACAAGTCCTGGTGGACCATGATCCAGGTTTACGAGTACTTCATTTCTCACAACTTGGCCAAAGCTTTCGAGTCTCTCTTCGGCAGCGTTACCTGTTTGCCCGGATG TTTTACCATGTACCGCCTGCGAACTGTCGACAAGGGCAAACCGCTCATTATCGCCGACAGCGTCATCCGTGAATACTCTGTTTGCGACGTCGACACCCTCCACAAGAAGAACCTGCTCTCTCTCGGCGAGGATCGTTACCTGACCACCCTGATGACCAAGAATTTCCCGTCCATGAAGTACAAGTTCATCGCAGACGCCTACTGCCAAACCGCAGCACCTGAGTCCTGGAGCGTTTTGCTGTCTCAGCGTCGTCGCTGGATCAACTCGACAATCCACAACCTGTTTGAGCTGATGAAGCTTAAGGAGATGTGTGGTTTCTGCTGCTTTAGTATGCGTTTCATCGTCTTTGTCGACCTGTTCGGAACCATCATCCTCCCCGCTACCACCATCTATCTGGGCTACATGATCTACCTTGCCGCCAGTGGTACTGGTCAATTTCCCATCATTTCCATCATCATGCTTGCGGCTGTGTACGGTCTTCAGgccctcatcttcatcctcaagAGACAGTGGCAGCACATTGGATGGATGATCATCTACATCATCGCGTTCCCCATCTACTCCTTTGCCCTTCCCATCTACTCTTTCTGGAACCAGGACAACTTCTCATGGGGTAATACGCGTATTGTCATCGGAGAGAAGGGCAACAAGCAGCTCGTtgctgtcgacgacgagggttTCGACCCCAGGAGCATTCCTCTGCAGCGCTGGGACGATTATGCCATGGCCAACAACCTCcctggccgccgcggcggttACATGGAGAAGACCGATATGGGCTACGACGACCAGTACGAGATGGACGAGATCCGCTCTGTTTACTCTTCCGTCCGCCAAGGTTCCGTTCTCACCGGCATGAAccgcaacaacaacaacgcctACATGCCGCCCCAGTCCCCTGCGCCGTTCGGCAACATGGCAAGGGCATCCGGTGCCACCAGCCCGTACCACCACGACCAGGCCATGGCCAACAGGCAGTCCATGGCGTCCCTGGGCACCCACGACATCAACCGCGGCCAAACTCCCTTCCAGGACTTCCCCAGCAGCCGCCCGAGCGTGACCAATCTCAGGGGCCAGGCCAATCTCTCCCCTGCCTTTGGTGCTAACCGATCTCAGTCGGCTCTCGGCCTGAACCGGCCCCACGGTGCCGCCCAATCGACGTCCTCGTTTGACTTTCAACGCGGGAATATGCAGGGTCCCGACGATGGTATGATCATCGAGGCTATCCAGGGAGTTCTgcgcgaggtcgacctcgacacgGTGACAAAGAAGCAGGTGCGCGCTCTGGTCGAGCAGAGACTGCAGACagggctcgtcggcgagaggaggaCTTTTATGGACCGTCAAATCGACAACGAGCTGGCGAACATGTGA